In Rhodamnia argentea isolate NSW1041297 chromosome 4, ASM2092103v1, whole genome shotgun sequence, the following proteins share a genomic window:
- the LOC115744489 gene encoding S-adenosylmethionine decarboxylase proenzyme-like, which produces MAVLDQPRNDPPTHSPIGFEGFEKRLEITFSPPPIFADPSGLGLRRLTRTQLDSILEPARCSIVAQLSSAELDSYVLSESSLFVYPLKIVLKTCGTTKLLSSIEPILQLAESLSLGVDSVKYSRGSFIFPHAQPAPYRNFADEVDVLNGFFGGLFAEAYVIGDPRVPNRNWHIYSAGKAATDARRLALPGVITLEICMTGLDKSKASVFFKKSGDPDYSAKQMTKLSGISEIIPGHTICDFDFDPCGYSMNGIEGAASSTVHVTPEEGFSYASYEAMGIDPESVKLDALVKRALRCFGPTEFSVAVTCSGSGIGAHLWAMVAVEGYTCERVVEQALPGGACLVYLTYAKGGSWRWTGTPAKSAAAKQCCREEAAEEEVEGAAAVAGDGVTARSCMAPARAGVTS; this is translated from the coding sequence ATGGCTGTTTTAGACCAACCCAGGAACGACCCACCCACTCACTCACCAATCGGCTTCGAGGGCTTCGAGAAGCGCCTCGAGATCACCTTCTCTCCGCCGCCCATCTTCGCCGATCCCTCTGGCCTCGGCCTTCGCCGCCTGACTCGGACCCAGCTCGACTCCATCCTCGAGCCGGCTCGCTGCTCCATCGTGGCTCAGCTTTCTAGCGCCGAGCTCGACTCCTACGTCCTCTCCGAGTCGAGCCTCTTCGTGTACCCTCTCAAGATTGTCCTCAAGACGTGCGGGACCACGAAGCTGCTCTCTTCAATCGAGCCTATACTTCAACTCGCTGAGTCGCTCTCACTCGGCGTCGACTCGGTCAAGTACTCGCGTGGCAGCTTCATCTTCCCACACGCCCAGCCTGCCCCTTATCGTAACTTTGCGGACGAGGTTGATGTCCTGAACGGCTTCTTCGGGGGATTGTTCGCCGAGGCGTACGTGATCGGCGACCCGAGGGTCCCTAATCGCAACTGGCACATTTACTCGGCTGGCAAGGCCGCGACGGATGCCCGCCGCCTGGCTTTGCCGGGCGTGATCACCCTGGAGATTTGCATGACGGGGTTGGACAAGAGCAAGGCGTCCGTGTTCTTCAAAAAATCGGGGGACCCTGATTACTCGGCGAAGCAAATGACGAAACTGTCCGGGATATCGGAAATAATTCCTGGCCACACGATCTGCGACTTTGACTTTGACCCGTGCGGGTACTCGATGAACGGGATCGAGGGTGCAGCGTCTTCCACCGTGCACGTGACCCCAGAGGAGGGGTTCAGCTACGCGAGCTACGAGGCCATGGGGATTGACCCCGAGTCCGTGAAGCTTGACGCGCTAGTCAAGCGAGCGCTGAGATGCTTCGGGCCCACCGAGTTCTCCGTCGCGGTCACGTGCAGCGGCAGCGGCATCGGGGCCCACCTCTGGGCCATGGTGGCCGTGGAGGGCTACACGTGCGAGAGGGTGGTGGAGCAGGCGCTGCCCGGCGGCGCATGCTTAGTGTACCTGACGTACGCGAAAGGCGGCAGTTGGCGCTGGACCGGCACACCTGCAAAGTCCGCGGCGGCGAAGCAGTGCTGCCGAGAGGAGGCAGCGGAGGAGGAAGTGGAGGGTGCAGCAGCGGTGGCCGGCGATGGAGTGACGGCGAGGTCGTGCATGGCGCCTGCTCGGGCCGGAGTTACTAGCTAG